Genomic segment of Triticum urartu cultivar G1812 unplaced genomic scaffold, Tu2.1 TuUngrouped_contig_4978, whole genome shotgun sequence:
CATAGTTCAAGAGATAAATCATTTTATGAAAAATAATCTAAGAAAAAAGGACAAAAAATCAACCTAAAATTCATTAAAACTCTCTAGTTACGACGAGTAATGTGCATGGGTCCGTCACTTGTCACCGTTAAAGAAGATAGGGCAACCTTTGCAAAATCGCAAGGAGTACGAGAACGGTGTTTTGGCTTTTAGGTGCATATGCACCCATTATCGAAATACATGTTTTGAAAAGTTGAAAAATTCGGAACAAAAATCCCGCGTGTATATCTGGACATTTTATGTGCGTGCACAAGGTTTTGGTGAAAAACGGCGTTTTTTATGGCTTGTGTAAAAAAGATAAAGAAATGTCTTGTGAATAGTTAGAATGAAGCATCAGAAATTGTCTTTTTTACACAAGCCACAAAAAATGACGTTTTTCACCGAAACCTTGTGCACGCACATAAAATGTCTGGATATACATGCGGGATTTTTGTTCCGAATTTTTTAACTTTTCAAAATATGTATCTCAACAATAAGTGCATATGCACCTAGGAGCCAAAGGCAATTACCGAAGGAGTACACCCTGATCAGTGATTTCGGCTTTCTTTGGGAGGCTTTGATTTTTTGTTTTTGAGGAAAAAGGAAGGCTTTTTTTCGAAAGTACGTTAAAGATGTAGCATATTCTCATAGAAAACAAAAGACAATTATAAAAAACTACAACTTGTTGCGAACAACAATTATAGAACAGGCACCACACCGAGTTAATCCGAAGAAAAGTCTCCGCACACATTACATACACAACACAAAAAAGCCTGCCCtgagcagagcatcaaaggcgcGTCTTGACTAACGCCAATCACCTCAAAGAGCAACAACTTCGACCAAAAAAAGGGGAGGCTTTTTTTTTCGAGGGGTGGGAGgcttttgattttttttttgagacaaagtGGGAGGCTTTTGATTGCAAGAAGAAAGCGACATCAGTCTCGCTCTGCGCAGTGGGCCGTTGCCCACGCGTTTAAGGCCCACCATCCCAATGCCTCCCCCATTCACACATCCACTCCCACAGCCCCCACTCCCACTCCCCGAGACCCCATCGCTGTGTTCATTCAAAATTTCAAAACACGCGAAAAAGGCGTCCTCACTCACTCTTCATCTCGCCCATCTCCCAAATCGCCGAGCCGAATCCCGCAGAAACCACGCGGATTTCGCCCCAATCCGCCCCCAGATCCAAGCTCCGGGGTCGCTTTAGGCGGCGTCGCCGGCATGGCGCATACCCCGAACCCCAGCCGGCGGTCGTGGGTGGGCCCGCCGACCCCCTTCCTCACGCCGCGGCCCGGGCGCCGGGAGCTGCGGTGGGCGGAAGCGGGCTCGCACAGCTCCGTGCGCCGCAGCGGCGTAGGCGCCTGCAGCATCGACGGCGGCAATGACAGAGACCGCGAGGCGAACGTGCAGGTCGTGCTCCGATGCAGGTGAGGTGCTCTCGCTTTGGCCCCACCGGGCAAAATCTTTGTAAGCCATGCTGTGATCCTCCAAGTAGCGCCTAGGACTAAGGCGAATCGTGGCGTAGTCAGTGGGAATGCTAGCTTTTATCTCTGACTGCCAACTGTGTAGTGACAACGGATTTTTTTAGCAAATTGCTCCTGTTGCTAGTTCATGTTGTTAAAGACTAGGAGTCAGATGCACATCTCCATGGTGTCTCTGATTCGTTTTTATCACTGGTGCATGGTTAGACCGCTAAGCGCGGAGGAGCAGAAAGCGAATGTCCAGAGTGCCGTCTCCTGCAACGACACCAAGAGGGAGGTCACAGTTCTGAACAGTCTATTCAAGCAAGCAGACAAAACATTCACCTTTGACAAGGTAAAGCCACTATTGATCCCTGTGCTTGCTGCTTATGGTCTATGGATTTTAAATAGTTGTCGTCATTGGGTTATGGCTTTTTTTTTTAAAAGGAGGAtcacccccggcctctgcatcaatcGATGCATGCAGCCAAATTATTAAATAAAAACATAACAAAGTCATGAGGTCCAAAGAAGCTCATAAAATGAGCAGAATTCGAAATAAAATCTGAAAAACGCCACAACCGGCGATAAAGAACTGAAAAATGTCGGTTATGGCTAATTTTAAACGATTAAATCTTGCGTGTCACAAATCTGTAACATGATACACGTACATGGTTATTCCATTGTTGCATCTTCTTTATTTAAATGATGGTTGTGTGCATGTGAGGATGCAGAGGCCTGGAGGTTTGACCTTCCTTTTCGAAAAACACCCCTACATGATTGACGTAGATTTACATGATTTTTCATTTATGTACGGTTGTTATTTTAAACCAGGTCTTTGGCCCAAAATCTCAGCAGAGGGCAATATATGATCATGCAGTTGCACCAATTGTCGATGATGTCCTTGAAGGCTACAATTGTACTGTCTTTGCCTTTGGACAAACTGGAACCGGGAAAACTTACACTATGGAGGGAGAGATGATGCAGCAGGTACTAAAAATTTGGACATCCGCTTAGaaggtttttttttttttgcggggaacaTGGGCTTAGAAGTTAGATGCAGCAACTGAACAATTTGCCTCATCTGCCTTTTTAGGTAGGTGAACTGCCAGCTAGTGCTGGTGTCATGCCAAGAGCAGTGTGCCATATCTTCGACATTTTGGAAGCACAGAAGGCTGACTATAGCATGAAGGTAACCTTCTTGGAGCTCTATAACGAAGAAATAACAGATCTGTTGGCTTCAGAGGACCAAAGCAGATTCCCTGAAGATAGACAGAAAAGGCCTACTATATCTCTTATGGAAGATGGCAAAGGTGGGGCTGTCATAAGAGGCCTTGAAGAAATTGTTGTCTACAGTCCTGGTGAGATATATAGTCTGTTACAACATGGATCATCTAGGAGACGCACTGCCGACACTGCACTGAATATGCAAAGCAGGTCAATAACCATTTCACTTAGTTTTTTGGGTGCCAATAGGGGACGTGTTGAATACTGATCATTGTCTATCCTGTACTTGCAGCCGTTCACATTCTGTCTTTTCTATATATATCCATGTCAAAGCAACAACAACAGGGAATCAGGAACTCATGAAATGTGGGAGGTTGAACCTTGTAGACCTGGCAGGATCAGAGAGTATAGCTCGATCAGGTGCAAAAGAGGTACTTGGTTCTATTACCAACTAATAAGTGATTATATCAACTGTTTGTCATACCCCATCCTATTGGGGTGCATGGGTTAATCGTCCATATTTTCACTTGGTTGAACTGGTAAAGTACACACTGGAGGATGATAAACTGTATATCCTGCTGTCCCATTTCAATAGTTGTTTCGAAGAAGTCTTTTCAGTTTAGGTATGTCCTAGGCCTTATACATAACCATCTTGTCTCCAAAGCAATTTCTTCTCAGCGAAAAAAGCACTTGTCTTGGTAAAGTGACAACGAATGTTTTGATGTGTTTTGTGTTGTCATAACTGGATATTACTACACACATTTAAATCTTATTGTGATGCTAACTTAGGATGTTAATTCTTATTACATGTCAATCCATCTTGAAGTCATGATTTTGTGGCATGCTGGTAGGTTAGAGCAAGAGAAGCTGGAGAGCTGAATAAGAGCTTATTAACACTGGGTCGTGTCATCACTGCACTTGTTGAGCATTCATTTCATGTACCATACAGGTAGTACATGCCGTTTCTCATAATAAATCAGGAAGATTACGCATAATTTATTCATTATGCATAGCAGTAATACATATTCATTTTGATACTTTACCAGGGACAGTAAGCTCACCAGATTGCTTAGGGAATCCTTAGGTGGAAAAGCCAAAACTTGCATCATAGCAACAGTAACTCCATCTGTCCACTGCCTGGAAGAAACTCTAGTTACACTTGATTATGCTTATCGTGCTAAAAGCATAAGAAACAAACCAGAGGTGCTAGTTTCCTACTTCTATTCATTCTTGGTGCTCTGATTTAGTTGATATCCTTGTCACTAACTTCAACTGTTGCTGTAGGTAAACCAAAAAGTTTGCAAATCTGATATGCTTAAGGATCTCTATCAAGAAATGGAAAAAATGAAACAAGGTTTTCTTCAATCCTCTAGTTATTCCTATTCCTCGCATTATCATATAGGATCTCAAAAATATATTGTCAGATGTAAAAGCTGCAAGGGAAAAGAATGGAATTTATATCCCCCATGAAAGGTTTGTTCTTGAGGAGGCAGAGAAAAAGGTATAAATAAGACTTCAGATTGTTCTAAGTATGCATGTTACGGAACCTCTGTGCAAGATATTGAATGTTACCTTAGTTTTTTTTATTACATGTTGCAGATAATGAGGGAAAAGGTGGAACATATGGAGCTTAGCATGGAGAAGCAGAGCAAAGTATAGTTTTTATCTAATTAAAGTTTTGGTATATTAATATATTAATCAGTATATAGTTCAGGGTTGAATTTACTTGTACCTTTTGAGGTCTGGCAGGAGCTCGAAAAGTACAGAAGTTTGTACCTAGAAGAGCAGGAGCACAGGTTGAATTTGGAAGGTCAGAATAAAGAGTtaaaggtactgcaatctggatAACATTTTTTAGTACGCAAAACCTTCTGGTTCTTAGGCTTTTATATCTACTTAGAACGCAAAAGCTTGACATCTAAGTATCTTCATATTTAGATGAGGATTGAAACTTGCAAGAGGGAATTTCTGGATCTTCAGGAAGCTCATTCTAGAGCTAACATGTCTCTGAAGGAAAAGGACTTCATAATCTCAAATTTACTCCATGACGGTAAATATTTCTTGATCTTAAGTTAATATGTTAGTTGGATCAAGTGTTCTTATGTTTGGAACTAATTCATCACAATGTATAGAGAATATAATTCTTGAACGTGCAAAGGTTCTGTGTGGCACCATCGAGACTGCATCTGGAGATATTGCTGATCTTCAGAATAAACTAGGTAAACAGCTagaacccccctcccccctccctctACAAGTTGCTGCTTTCTTGCACTGATGGTCGTTGGTATTTTTTGGCAAATATAAATAGGAAGGCAATCGAAAACTGAAGTTGAAAATAAAGGATTGCTATTCAATTTTCGGTCTCAATTGGATCAGAGTCTTGGACTTCTTCATAACACAGTTGTTGAGTCGATTTGTGAACAGCACCAATTTTTGGAGTCCATGACTGGACAAATGAATTCATATTTTTCAGCTAAATCTGAGGTACTACTACTAAAATACTTACTTTGTTAACTGTTCAAGATTACCATGATTATCACAATGTACTAATTATCTGCATCACGCAACTGCGTCCAGTCAGCTAATCATTTGAAGAGAAGAATAGCAAAGGCCAAAGATATGTATACCTCTGGTGTGCAATGCATGAACGAGCTTGTCAACACTCTGCGCCAGCAGTCCATCACAGACTCTGAGCAGATGAAACTGAATATATCTTCACAAGCAATAGCTGTTGACAATGTATGCAATAATAGAACTTCCATTTTTGGAGCAGTTGCTATCTGATTCAAAGTAGTGAGCCACTTTACAAAATCTAATCATGGCCTATCTTATTAACAGTTTCTAGGAGTGATGGTTTCAGAGGCTGAACAAGTATTAACTGAGGTTTTGAGATCTACTTCTGAACTCAAGGAGCTATTAGCATTTTCTGCTGAACAGCAAGAATTAGTATGTCTCCTCGACCCTTGCTTTTGCTAACATCTACCAATATTTCACACATTATGCCAGATTCTGCAACTCATTCTGAAACTTGTCTGGTAGGGATTGCAAAAGAGTCTTACCTCAGCACAAGCCATGTCGAAGACGTCAATAGATTTCTTTAATGATATTAGTACACATGCGTCTAGGCTCATGAAACTTATGGAGCAAAGTCAAAGAGGATGCACCTCTCATCTTGCTGAATTTGAGAAGGGTTTTGAGGTTGGTTGGTTTTGAACTACGGTGCTACATATACACAGTTCATTTATAGACAAACTCGCTGATCACATCCTTCCATTCAATAGGAACTTGCAATTAGAGAAGAGCAAGCTGCTCTTGACAAGATTGCTGGAATTTTAGCTGGCTTGACTGCCAGGAAAACGACAATGGTCAGCTTATCTATTGTTTAATTGCACAATAACAAGCCTCCTTTTATGACTTAGGCAATAACTGTTCTCCCTTTTAGCAGGTTTCAGAATATGTTGGACAACTCAATGAGAAGTATAGTGAGGAGCAGGAACACCTGGCATTGGAAATGTCCAGCCTACAACAAGTTTCAGATAATGGCAAAAAAGAGGCTGCATCCTGTGCTGAAAAGCTAGAGAACCAATTCCTGGAGGATATGTCATCGCATGTTAGTATCAGAGATAAAATGGGAGACGTCTTGCAGCAGTGGTACCAATCTTTCTTGCCTAGCTAAAATTATGTGCAATTTAAATTACTCATTCACCCTTGAAGCCCTTCTGGTTCCAAGATTTATTTATGCTGAAGAAGCGTTGTTTCATTGCAGCTTGAAGGGAAGCCACCATTCTGTTTCTTACTGGTCACATACGCAGTCATGTTTAGAACATCTAAATAAGAGCTCAGTTCTGGAAGCTAATGATTTTATACAGTAAGTTGTAGTCATTTTCGCAAACTCGACCTACCGTGACGAACCTTGTAAT
This window contains:
- the LOC125528595 gene encoding kinesin-like protein KIN-5B, which encodes MAHTPNPSRRSWVGPPTPFLTPRPGRRELRWAEAGSHSSVRRSGVGACSIDGGNDRDREANVQVVLRCRPLSAEEQKANVQSAVSCNDTKREVTVLNSLFKQADKTFTFDKVFGPKSQQRAIYDHAVAPIVDDVLEGYNCTVFAFGQTGTGKTYTMEGEMMQQVGELPASAGVMPRAVCHIFDILEAQKADYSMKVTFLELYNEEITDLLASEDQSRFPEDRQKRPTISLMEDGKGGAVIRGLEEIVVYSPGEIYSLLQHGSSRRRTADTALNMQSSRSHSVFSIYIHVKATTTGNQELMKCGRLNLVDLAGSESIARSGAKEVRAREAGELNKSLLTLGRVITALVEHSFHVPYRDSKLTRLLRESLGGKAKTCIIATVTPSVHCLEETLVTLDYAYRAKSIRNKPEVNQKVCKSDMLKDLYQEMEKMKQDVKAAREKNGIYIPHERFVLEEAEKKIMREKVEHMELSMEKQSKELEKYRSLYLEEQEHRLNLEGQNKELKMRIETCKREFLDLQEAHSRANMSLKEKDFIISNLLHDENIILERAKVLCGTIETASGDIADLQNKLGRQSKTEVENKGLLFNFRSQLDQSLGLLHNTVVESICEQHQFLESMTGQMNSYFSAKSESANHLKRRIAKAKDMYTSGVQCMNELVNTLRQQSITDSEQMKLNISSQAIAVDNFLGVMVSEAEQVLTEVLRSTSELKELLAFSAEQQELGLQKSLTSAQAMSKTSIDFFNDISTHASRLMKLMEQSQRGCTSHLAEFEKGFEELAIREEQAALDKIAGILAGLTARKTTMVSEYVGQLNEKYSEEQEHLALEMSSLQQVSDNGKKEAASCAEKLENQFLEDMSSHVSIRDKMGDVLQQCLKGSHHSVSYWSHTQSCLEHLNKSSVLEANDFIQERRNENESIIQEIQLCSSHNDAGFHAITSDILTTSENSHLVGHETRERMETLSTSFLNHLGLLTEKHNQGTESIRTFASNCIEKDYSVNSPVRHRPRELLAGAYSFKSIEELKASMPDLVAKFKSKNKLDEVDKGKSSSDRTARAPRSPLTPVNHYD